A window of the Gossypium arboreum isolate Shixiya-1 chromosome 2, ASM2569848v2, whole genome shotgun sequence genome harbors these coding sequences:
- the LOC108465002 gene encoding uncharacterized protein LOC108465002 isoform X1 has product MLTRNSVSETPQPTSLRRSARLLNKKTLIKPIDLDTPKSKSKETPARSTVEVSRKLITSSYGSSNCENLKSRLRRSPRLSSASSALSKRCVNSTAGLRKSSRLNNGSLSNEPEDTEIFETKKDESRKKKSVKRGLLDEEKKETSVGLKAVSVEGRESERNEDFSVRRKRKPLVEADGNVQAWSREQESILQKAYFSAKPTPNFWKKVSKLVPGKSAQDCFDKIHSDHLTPIQPQPRSRSKRKNLSPVEHLSFSASKLLKSVSSASKGSRSTKHKSHLVQKRTVRHLLQKQCYVDHGDDTDLFPILEPNTTASMHALPNATFSTPEKLLVKQGFLRKCPEKSSSGTKKHRSKLGNSYTGALSSPPVLKQIKNRALHEKYIDQLHCREAKRKAESARAGKQVLGKENRGSQLHGIDKVRAAKNTLVSDTKYVINQLQNLQNSSVDNSLDLDHDDGEVGSSDDEGDLQL; this is encoded by the exons ATGCTTACGAGAAACTCCGTTTCTGAAACCCCGCAACCAACCTCACTCCGCAGGTCCGCAAGGCTTCTTAATAAGAAAACTCTCATAAAGCCAATAGATTTGGATACCCCAAAGTCGAAATCAAAGGAAACCCCCGCTCGCTCCACGGTTGAAGTTTCCAGGAAACTGATAACGTCAAGTTATGGTTCATCAAATTGCGAGAATTTGAAGTCTAGGTTGCGAAGATCTCCAAGGTTGAGCAGTGCATCGAGTGCGCTTTCAAAACGTTGTGTGAATTCGACGGCTGGGTTGCGGAAATCTTCGAGATTGAACAATGGGTCTTTGTCTAACGAGCCAGAGGATACCGAAATTTTCGAGACGAAGAAGGACGAGTCTAGGAAAAAGAAGAGTGTGAAGCGGGGACTGTTGGATGAAGAGAAAAAGGAAACTAGTGTTGGTTTGAAAGCGGTTTCGGTGGAAGGGAGAGAAAGTGAAAGAAATGAAGATTTTTCGGTTAGGAGAAAGAGGAAACCCCTTGTGGAAGCTGATGGAAATGTTCAAGCGTGGAGTAGGGAGCAAGAATCGATTTTGCAAAAAGCTTATTTTTCGGCAAAGCCAACGCCTAATTTCTGGAAGAAGGTTTCAAAGCTG GTGCCAGGAAAATCTGCACAGGATTGCTTTGATAAAATCCACTCTGACCATTTAACTCCAATTCAGCCTCAGCCTCGATCAAGGTCAAAAAGAAAAAACTTATCACCCGTTGAACATTTGTCATTCTCTGCAAGCAAATTGCTTAAATCCGTTTCGTCTGCGAGTAAAGGGTCAAGGTCTACCAAACATAAAAGCCATCTTGTACAGAAAAGAACTGTGAGACATTTGTTGCAGAAGCAATGTTATGTAGACCACGGTGATGACACAGATCTATTCCCCATTCTTGAGCCCAACACAACTGCATCTATGCATGCTCTACCAAATGCTACGTTTTCCACCCCGGAAAAGTTATTGGTAAAACAGGGATTTCTACGCAAGTGTCCCGAGAAATCTTCTTCTGGTACTAAGAAGCACCGTTCAAAACTTGGCAACTCTTATACAGGAGCCCTTAGTAGTCCCCCAGTGCTGAAACAAATTAAAAACAGAGCTTTACATGAGAAGTATATCGACCAACTACATTGCAGGGAAGCTAAGAGAAAAGCAGAATCCGCACGAGCAGGGAAACAAGTTCTTGGAAAGGAGAATCGGGGATCTCAACTTCATGGAATTGATAAGGTTCGAGCAGCAAAAAACACATTGGTTTCCGACACTAAATATGTCATTAACCAGCTGCAAAATCTGCAGAACTCTTCTGTCGATAACTCTTTGGATTTGGATCACGATGATGGTGAAGTAGGCAGTAGCGACGATGAAGGTGATCTTCAGCTTTAA
- the LOC108465002 gene encoding uncharacterized protein LOC108465002 isoform X2: protein MLTRNSVSETPQPTSLRRSARLLNKKTLIKPIDLDTPKSKSKETPARSTVEVSRKLITSSYGSSNCENLKSRLRRSPRLSSASSALSKRCVNSTAGLRKSSRLNNGSLSNEPEDTEIFETKKDESRKKKSVKRGLLDEEKKETSVGLKAVSVEGRESERNEDFSVRRKRKPLVEADGNVQAWSREQESILQKAYFSAKPTPNFWKKVSKLVPGKSAQDCFDKIHSDHLTPIQPQPRSRSKRKNLSPVEHLSFSASKLLKSVSSASKGSRSTKHKSHLVQKRTVRHLLQKQCYVDHGDDTDLFPILEPNTTASMHALPNATFSTPEKLLVKQGFLRKCPEKSSSGTKKHRSKLGNSYTGALSSPPVLKQIKNRALHEKYIDQLHCREAKRKAESARAGKQVLGKENRGSQLHGIDKNSSVDNSLDLDHDDGEVGSSDDEGDLQL, encoded by the exons ATGCTTACGAGAAACTCCGTTTCTGAAACCCCGCAACCAACCTCACTCCGCAGGTCCGCAAGGCTTCTTAATAAGAAAACTCTCATAAAGCCAATAGATTTGGATACCCCAAAGTCGAAATCAAAGGAAACCCCCGCTCGCTCCACGGTTGAAGTTTCCAGGAAACTGATAACGTCAAGTTATGGTTCATCAAATTGCGAGAATTTGAAGTCTAGGTTGCGAAGATCTCCAAGGTTGAGCAGTGCATCGAGTGCGCTTTCAAAACGTTGTGTGAATTCGACGGCTGGGTTGCGGAAATCTTCGAGATTGAACAATGGGTCTTTGTCTAACGAGCCAGAGGATACCGAAATTTTCGAGACGAAGAAGGACGAGTCTAGGAAAAAGAAGAGTGTGAAGCGGGGACTGTTGGATGAAGAGAAAAAGGAAACTAGTGTTGGTTTGAAAGCGGTTTCGGTGGAAGGGAGAGAAAGTGAAAGAAATGAAGATTTTTCGGTTAGGAGAAAGAGGAAACCCCTTGTGGAAGCTGATGGAAATGTTCAAGCGTGGAGTAGGGAGCAAGAATCGATTTTGCAAAAAGCTTATTTTTCGGCAAAGCCAACGCCTAATTTCTGGAAGAAGGTTTCAAAGCTG GTGCCAGGAAAATCTGCACAGGATTGCTTTGATAAAATCCACTCTGACCATTTAACTCCAATTCAGCCTCAGCCTCGATCAAGGTCAAAAAGAAAAAACTTATCACCCGTTGAACATTTGTCATTCTCTGCAAGCAAATTGCTTAAATCCGTTTCGTCTGCGAGTAAAGGGTCAAGGTCTACCAAACATAAAAGCCATCTTGTACAGAAAAGAACTGTGAGACATTTGTTGCAGAAGCAATGTTATGTAGACCACGGTGATGACACAGATCTATTCCCCATTCTTGAGCCCAACACAACTGCATCTATGCATGCTCTACCAAATGCTACGTTTTCCACCCCGGAAAAGTTATTGGTAAAACAGGGATTTCTACGCAAGTGTCCCGAGAAATCTTCTTCTGGTACTAAGAAGCACCGTTCAAAACTTGGCAACTCTTATACAGGAGCCCTTAGTAGTCCCCCAGTGCTGAAACAAATTAAAAACAGAGCTTTACATGAGAAGTATATCGACCAACTACATTGCAGGGAAGCTAAGAGAAAAGCAGAATCCGCACGAGCAGGGAAACAAGTTCTTGGAAAGGAGAATCGGGGATCTCAACTTCATGGAATTGATAAG AACTCTTCTGTCGATAACTCTTTGGATTTGGATCACGATGATGGTGAAGTAGGCAGTAGCGACGATGAAGGTGATCTTCAGCTTTAA
- the LOC108466451 gene encoding transcription factor bHLH93 — MELSQHGSLEELMAAAPRRDSWTTFSNGVTEFFPNGWNFESFDATPPNLAFLGFSTTTDEIENPSFECPFSDQPYPFGDGFSVSEMDASTSPFPPAHEDYPSMVDDEDQLGLLTTDHHHHQQHSLEEMKHSCKVEMEQTSNNIHGFNMGLFVEKKTKAKRLEGQPSKNLMAERRRRKRLNDRLSMLRSIVPKISKMDRTSILGDTIDYMKELLEKVNKLKEDKTKLGSNHLSLVNNMKELKPNEMLVRNSPKFDVERRETDTRIDIQCATKPGLLLSTVNTLEALGLEIQECVISCFNDFSMQASCSEVAEQRTLMSTEDIKQALFRNAGYGGTCL, encoded by the exons ATGGAGCTCTCACAGCATGGTTCCTTAGAGGAGTTAATGGCTGCTGCTCCAAGAAGGGACAGTTGGACCACTTTTTCAAATGGGGTGACCGAGTTCTTCCCTAATGGATGGAACTTTGAATCTTTTGATGCTACACCACCAAATCTTGCCTTCTTAGGGTTCTCTACAACAACTGATGAAATTGAAAACCCAAGCTTTGAATGTCCTTTTAGTGACCAACCTTACCCTTTTGGTGATGGGTTTTCAGTATCAGAGATGGATGCTTCAACTTCACCTTTCCCACCTGCTCATGAAGATTACCCATCAATGGTTGATGATGAAGATCAACTTGGCCTTCTCACCACTGACCACCATCATCATCAGCAGCACAGCTTGGAAGAAATGAAGCATAGTTGCAAAGTTGAAATGGAGCAAACTAGCAACAACATTCACGGTTTCAACATGGGCTTGTTTGTAGAGAAAAAGACTAAAGCCAAGAGATTAGAAGGTCAACCTTCAAAGAATCTAATGGCTGAAAGAAGGAGGAGGAAGAGATTAAATGACAGGCTTTCAATGCTCAGATCAATAGTCCCCAAGATCAGCAAG ATGGATAGAACATCTATACTTGGAGATACCATAGATTACATGAAAGAGCTTTTAGAAAAGGTCAATAAACTCAAGGAAGATAAAACAAAACTGGGTTCAAATCATTTAAGCCTAGTGAACAACATGAAAGAGTTAAAACCAAATGAAATGTTGGTGAGGAACTCCCCCAAG TTTGATGTAGAGAGGAGAGAGACCGATACTCGAATCGATATCCAGTGTGCAACCAAACCAGGACTACTTTTATCTACTGTGAACACATTGGAAGCACTAGGCCTTGAGATTCAAGAATGTGTTATAAGTTGCTTCAATGATTTCTCAATGCAAGCTTCTTGTTCAGAG GTTGCAGAACAGAGGACATTGATGAGTACTGAAGACATAAAGCAAGCATTATTCAGAAATGCAGGCTATGGAGGAACATGTCTATAG